From one Variovorax sp. PBL-H6 genomic stretch:
- the ppnP gene encoding pyrimidine/purine nucleoside phosphorylase, translated as MTTTTESLRNATVATQANVYFDGKCVSHSLTLADGSKKSVGVILPSTLTFSTGAPETMEGTAGRCEYLLSGSSEWVASGAGEKFSVPGNSSFQIRVSGEPYSYICHFG; from the coding sequence ATGACGACAACCACCGAATCTCTCCGCAACGCCACGGTCGCAACCCAGGCCAATGTGTATTTCGACGGCAAATGCGTGAGCCACAGCCTCACGCTGGCCGATGGCAGCAAGAAGTCGGTGGGCGTGATCCTGCCCTCCACCCTCACCTTCAGCACCGGCGCACCCGAGACGATGGAAGGCACGGCCGGGCGCTGCGAGTACCTGCTGTCCGGCAGCAGCGAGTGGGTGGCCTCGGGCGCCGGCGAAAAGTTCAGCGTGCCCGGCAATTCCAGCTTCCAGATCCGAGTGAGCGGCGAGCCGTACAGCTACATCTGCCATTTCGGCTGA